The Arabidopsis thaliana chromosome 5, partial sequence genomic interval TGTACACATGtataagtttaattttttgaatagataagaaaaacgaaatattaAAGAAGATTTGTTTAGAACCTTCCAAGACTGATGATCTCGCACAAGAGAATCGCTGAAGAGAGGAGAGTGAAGAGGAGAGACAAAGGAGTAAACATTGATAAGAAGACAGGTCCTCTCTTTTCTATAACCCATGATTGCAAATAATATGCTACGCCTGTTACAATGAATCCCTGCATATATATGTCACGTTTCTACTATTAATATGagattatttatattatatatggaaATAATATTATGAAATGGATTAGAGCTAATTATTTACGCAGTAAATGACTGCAACGAGTCTTAGGTTCCAACCAAGCTTCCATGCTGAAATATCTCTCTCTAAAGCAATCGCGATGACGAATGATTGAATGGAACTCAATAGACAATGAAGAGTTGTGAAATATAGCTTCGAAGGATAAACCTTCAACACACGACCCTGGTTGttaaatatgaaacaaaactCGTTAATAACAATAGGTTTATCACAATTACTCAAATTAGCATAATTAAGATAGTGAATACTCAATAATGTGTGGAGCAATTTGAATACCTGTAAAACGAGCCAGAGACCCCATAGAATGTTGGAGGTTATCATGAGGACACATCCTTTGAGCCACGAGGTGGAACCGCCGGAGACGTGGCCGGGATTATTCCGGTGAGGATGTTCTTGGCCGTGGTAAAAATGAGGGCATAAAGGTAATTTCAGTAATGGACCTTTGTAAATAGCTAAGATAATTACCCCTCCCATGCACACAGTAATCCCCACAAGCTTTGCTGTTCCTTGTATGCTCTTAACCTTAAGCCTCTCCATTCTTTGatttaataaacaataaagaaatatTAGAACGAGTAATTAGGTATTAGTTAAAACTTgtcatacaaatatataaacttgtcATATTAGTAAGTTATACCCAAATAAAA includes:
- the UMAMIT21 gene encoding nodulin MtN21 /EamA-like transporter family protein (nodulin MtN21 /EamA-like transporter family protein; FUNCTIONS IN: molecular_function unknown; LOCATED IN: membrane; EXPRESSED IN: 10 plant structures; EXPRESSED DURING: 4 anthesis, C globular stage, petal differentiation and expansion stage; CONTAINS InterPro DOMAIN/s: Protein of unknown function DUF6, transmembrane (InterPro:IPR000620); BEST Arabidopsis thaliana protein match is: nodulin MtN21 /EamA-like transporter family protein (TAIR:AT1G43650.1); Has 1807 Blast hits to 1807 proteins in 277 species: Archae - 0; Bacteria - 0; Metazoa - 736; Fungi - 347; Plants - 385; Viruses - 0; Other Eukaryotes - 339 (source: NCBI BLink).), which codes for MDMESKKPYLMVTIIQVIYTIMFLISKAVFNGGMNTFVFVFYRQAFATIFLAPLAFFFERKSAPPLSFVTFIKIFMLSLFGVTLSLDLNGIALSYTSATLAAATTASLPAITFFLALLFGMERLKVKSIQGTAKLVGITVCMGGVIILAIYKGPLLKLPLCPHFYHGQEHPHRNNPGHVSGGSTSWLKGCVLMITSNILWGLWLVLQGRVLKVYPSKLYFTTLHCLLSSIQSFVIAIALERDISAWKLGWNLRLVAVIYCGFIVTGVAYYLQSWVIEKRGPVFLSMFTPLSLLFTLLSSAILLCEIISLGSIVGGLLLIIGLYCVLWGKSREEKNSGDDKIDLQKENDVVCNEVKVVIS
- the UMAMIT21 gene encoding nodulin MtN21 /EamA-like transporter family protein: MDMESKKPYLMVTIIQVIYTIMFLISKAVFNGGMNTFVFVFYRQAFATIFLAPLAFFFERKSAPPLSFVTFIKIFMLSLFGVTLSLDLNGIALSYTSATLAAATTASLPAITFFLALLFGMERLKVKSIQGTAKLVGITVCMGGVIILAIYKGPLLKLPLCPHFYHGQEHPHRNNPGHVSGGSTSWLKGCVLMITSNILWGLWLVLQGRVLKVYPSKLYFTTLHCLLSSIQSFVIAIALERDISAWKLGWNLRLVAVIYCVNN